In a single window of the Zea mays cultivar B73 chromosome 5, Zm-B73-REFERENCE-NAM-5.0, whole genome shotgun sequence genome:
- the LOC103626595 gene encoding uncharacterized protein isoform X5, whose translation MLMNQITAFNKLLEQQYEIMTKDHPSGMPSVPPAAPNGSNSNTLNQNMPFLPDTIPSTALQDNSLRNGGSSSIVNGAPSDDQFMYTGKVVHGLPGGMDASSSLLTAHNPAVGQFNGHNGATIKTEFGYSSNSDFGFSNEAVFLEQSVGDVSGASFSSSELNGQPLGGPILDTDSSSYGFLSQIPRNFSFSDLTEDFSQSAEILENYGRSPFIPSDANNFPESTAGEHTEIGNRRLDTISEGIHFEDFGSD comes from the exons ATGCTTATGAATCAAATAACGGCCTTCAATAAGCTCCTTGAGCAGCAGTATGAGATTATGACTAAAGATCATCCTTCTGGGATGCCATCTGTACCTCCTGCTGCTCCTAATGGCTCAAACTCTAACACAT TGAACCAAAACATGCCCTTTCTGCCTGACACTATCCCCAGTACTGCACTGCAAGATAACTCGTTGCGCAATGGAGGTTCTAGTAGTATAGTTAATGGTGCTCCATCCGATGACCAATTTATGTATACTGGTAAAGTTGTTCATGGCCTTCCTGGTGGCATGGATGCTTCATCAAGCCTGCTAACAGCACACAATCCTGCTGTTGGGCAGTTTAATGGACACAATGGAGCAACAATAAAGACAGAATTTGGCTACTCAAGCAACTCAGATTTTGGATTCAGCAATGAGGCCGTGTTCCTAGAGCAGTCAGTTGGAGATGTATCAGGTGCATCCTTTAGCAGCTCTGAGTTGAATGGACAACCACTAGGTGGTCCAATTTTGGACACGGATTCATCTTCATATGGTTTCTTGAGCCAGATTCCTCGTAATTTCAGCTTTTCAGATTTGACAGAGGATTTCAGCCAAAGCGCAG AAATATTAGAGAATTATGGTCGATCCCCTTTCATCCCTTCCGATGCAAATAACTTCCCAGAATCTACTGCTGGAGAACATACTG AAATAGGAAATAGGCGGCTAGATACAATATCTGAGGGCATTCATTTTGAAGATTTTGGAAGTGATTAA
- the LOC100193851 gene encoding uncharacterized protein LOC100193851 codes for MASSAAPPASPSSRSHGNAAGAGSSATAMMLPGPPGRGNGGCIDLSPAGLLAHGAGSSVVVSDPRSMQLLCVLPMPSSSLASFVTAVRWAPPDTPSLDDDDDDRRPLRLAAGDRHGRIAVWDARARAVLHWLNLDEARGVAPGSGGGVQDLCWVHHGSGWHLASIHGPSLLCIWETSNSPRVLWMFDAAPEYLSCLRRDPFDARHLCAIGLRGFLLSAIPRQDSDISLQEHRVNCGAGDVADLQRLEKEISAPVPAPALAAFPLFSSRICFSPLWRQILFVTFPRELIVFDLSYSTALSVTPLPRGFGKFSDVMADPDIDMLYCTHLDGKLSIWRRKEGEQVHLLCAVEELMPSIGTVVPSPAVLAATIWQSESIFRSIEKQCQDLAQPHSFMIDTNSDQNACQGTMTYLTSISEDGKIWSWLLKFDKSALPSKANLGRPSHNNAATANTCSNRPDFIIKINLVGQLHLLSSTVTTLAVPSPSLLATVARGGNNPAPAVPLVALGTQNGTIEVVDVVANAVSASFSVHSSTVRGLRWLGNSRLVSFTYNQVNDKTGGYNNKLVITCLRSGLNRSFRVLQKPERAPIRALRASSSGRYLLILFRDAPVEVWAMTKNPMMLRSLALPFTVLEWTLPAAPRPGQNASSKQSSTSKERSAEASGAESSDETCESFAFALVNGALGVFEVHGRRIRDFRPKWPSSSFASSDGLVTAMAYRLPHVVMGDRSGNIRWWDVTSGLSSSFSTHREGIRRIKFSPVVHGDRSRGRIAVLFYDNTFSIFDLDSPDPLANALLQPQSPGTLVLELDWLSTRTRKDEPLMLCIAGADSSFRLIEVNIDAKGSSISKPVATKERFRPMPFCLPVLFPTAHALALRMILQLGVKPSWFECNSSDKLTGDSFKVAPTFGDLRSYMIETTLPPIGDAVVAELLLKVLEPYRKEGCILDDGRASLYSAIVNKGACARFAFAAAIFGDFQEALFWLQLPQALRHFLGKSTSRSREKISQSSLHPDSEQSSRFNRIASRERSASEKFTKNAANYGQLSSMAFNQEQLWFNASERIPWHDKLDGEDALQKHVHELVSLGNLEAAVSLLLSTPPEGSNFYPNALRAVVLSSAVSQSLHELAVKVVAANMVRTDKSLSGTHLLCAVGRYQEACSQLQDAGCWNDAATLAASHLHGSDYARVLQRWADYVLRGEHNMWRALILYVAAGALPEALDTLRKSQRPDTAAMFLLACHETYSQALSESEPEDDTSVLALTPTPEQTEKLRFPSKNVADEDLIAVSEVFGQYQQKLVHLCMDAEPTSD; via the exons ATGGCGTCCTCCGCGGCGCCGCCGGCCTCCCCGTCGTCGCGATCGCACGGCAATGCGGCGGGCGCCGGCAGCAGCGCCACGGCGATGATGCTCCCGGGCCCTCCGGGGCGCGGCAACGGCGGCTGCATCGACCTCAGCCCCGCGGGCCTCCTGGCGCACGGCGCCGGGAGCAGCGTCGTTGTGTCCGACCCGCGCTCCATGCAGCTCCTCTGCGTGCTCCCCATGCCCTCCTCCTCACTCGCCTCCTTCGTCACCGCCGTCCGCTGGGCGCCCCCCGACACGCCCTCcctcgacgacgacgacgacgaccgtCGCCCGCTCCGCCTCGCCGCGGGGGACCGCCACGGCCGCATCGCCGTTTGGGACGCCCGCGCGCGGGCTGTGCTCCACTGGCTCAACCTCGACGAGGCGCGCGGCGTTGCGCCGGGCTCCGGGGGCGGGGTGCAGGACCTGTGCTGGGTCCACCACGGCTCCGGCTGGCACCTCGCCTCCATCCACGGCCCCTCGCTGCTCTGCATCTGGGAGACGTCCAACAGCCCGCGCGTCCTCTGGATGTTCGACGCGGCGCCCGAGTACCTCTCCTGCCTCCGCCGTGATCCCTTCGACGCCAGGCACCTCTGCGCCATTGGCCTTCGCGGCTTCCTCCTCTCTGCGATTCCCAGGCAGGACTCCGACATCTCTCTGCAGGAGCACCGGGTGAACTGCGGTGCAGGGGATGTCGCCGACCTGCAGAGGCTGGAGAAGGAGATTTCAGCACCTGTACCCGCCCCGGCGCTCGCGGCGTTCCCGCTCTTTTCCTCGAGAATTTGCTTCTCCCCCCTGTGGAGGCAGATCCTCTTCGTCACCTTCCCTCGGGAGCTCATCGTCTTTGACCTCAGCTACAGCACTGCGCTTTCTGTTACTCCATTGCCCAGGGGGTTTGGCAAGTTCTCGGATGTTATGGCCGATCCTGATATCGACATGCTCTATTGCACCCATCTCGACGGCAAGCTGAGCATCTGGAGGCGCAAGGA GGGTGAACAAGTGCATTTATTATGTGCTGTGGAAGAGCTCATGCCTTCAATTGGTACTGTTGTTCCTTCTCCGGCTGTTCTTGCAGCTACAATATGGCAGTCAGAGTCTATTTTCCGAAGCATTGAAAAACAATGTCAGGATTTGGCACAGCCACATTCTTTCATGATTGATACAAATTCAGACCAGAATGCTTGTCAAGGGACTATGACATATCTAACGTCGATATCAGAAGATGGCAAGATCTGGTCGTGGCTTTTGAAATTTGACAAGTCCGCACTTCCTAGCAAAGCTAATCTAG GTAGACCGAGCCATAACAATGCTGCAACTGCCAACACATGCTCCAATAGACCTGATTTTATAATAAAG ATTAATTTGGTGGGACAACTTCATCTTTTGTCATCTACTGTGACTACACTAGCAGTGCCATCCCCTTCATTGCTTGCCACAGTAGCTC GTGGTGGAAACAATCCTGCTCCAGCAGTGCCACTTGTTGCTCTGGGGACTCAGAATGGAACTATTGAAGTTGTAGATGTTGTGGCAAATGCAGTTTCAGCCAGTTTTTCCGTTCATAGCAGCACAGTGAGAGGATTGAGATGGCTTGGCAACTCACGTCTTGTTTCATTCACATATAATCAG GTTAATGATAAAACTGGTGGATACAATAATAAACTTGTTATTACATGCTTAAGAAGTGGGCTAAATCGCTCATTCCGTGTGCTCCAAAAGCCTGAACGTGCACCGATTAGAGCATTGAGGGCTTCTTCATCTGGACG GTACCTTCTGATTCTGTTTCGCGATGCTCCTGTTGAAGTGTGGGCTATGACAAAGAACCCCATGATG CTTAGGTCCTTGGCGCTTCCTTTTACAGTATTAGAATGGACACTGCCAGCTGCACCTCGGCCAGGTCAAAATGCATCATCTAAACAGTCTTCAACCTCCAAGGAGCGATCAGCAG AGGCTTCTGGTGCAGAAAGTTCTGATGAAACATGTGAAAGTTTTGCTTTTGCATTAGTCAATGGCGCTCTTGGTGTGTTTGAAGTGCATGGGCGGCGAATACGAGATTTTAG GCCAAAGTGGCCCTCGTCATCATTTGCATCTTCAGATGGTTTGGTTACTGCTATGGCTTACCGCCTTCCCCATGTT GTAATGGGGGATCGATCAGGCAACATTAGATGGTGGGATGTTACAAGTGGCCTTTCTTCTTCTTTTAGCACTCACAGGGAAGGCATCAGGAGGATAAAGTTTTCTCCTGTTGTTCATGGTGATCGAAGCAGAGGGCGCATCGCTGTGCTTTTCTATGATAATACATTTTCGATATTTGACTTG GATAGTCCAGATCCCTTGGCAAATGCCCTTCTTCAGCCGCAGTCTCCTGGTACCCTTGTCTTGGAGCTTGATTGGTTGTCAACCCGAACAAGGAAGGATGAACCACTTATGTTATGCATTGCCGGAGCTGATAGTAGCTTCCGACTGATTGAGGTTAACAT TGATGCTAAGGGCAGTTCTATTTCGAAGCCAGTAGCTACGAAAGAGAGGTTTAGGCCAATGCCATTTTGTTTGCCAGTATTATTTCCAACGGCCCATGCTTTG GCTTTGCGAATGATACTTCAACTTGGGGTGAAGCCTTCTTGGTTTGAATGCAATAGTAGTGATAAATTAACTGGGGACAGCTTTAAGGTAGCACCAACATTTGGAGATCTTCGTAGTTACATGATTGAGACAACACTCCCTCCTATTGGTGACGCCGTTGTGGCTGAATTGCTCCTTAAAGTGTTGGAACCATACAGAAAGGAGG GTTGCATTCTTGATGATGGAAGAGCCAGCCTATATTCAGCTATAGTGAACAAGGGAGCTTGTGCAAGATTTGCATTTGCTGCTGCGATTTTTGGTGATTTCCAAGAAGCACTTTTCTGGCTACAGCTGCCTCAAGCTCTTCGCCACTTCCTGGGTAAATCCACAAGTAGATCAAGAGAGAAGATCTCACAATCAAGTTTACATCCTGATTCTGAACAAAGCTCCAGATTTAATCGGATAGCTTCAAGAGAGAGATCTGCTTCTGAAAAGTTCACGAAAAATGCTGCG AATTATGGGCAATTAAGCTCAATGGCATTTAATCAAGAGCAACTATGGTTCAATGCAAGTGAAAGGATACCTTGGCATGACAAGCTCGATGGTGAAGATGCTTTGCAAAAGCATGTTCATGA GCTTGTCTCTCTCGGGAACTTAGAGGCTGCGGTTTCATTGTTACTTTCAACGCCACCTGAAGGATCAAATTTTTACCCAAATGCATTAAGAGCAGTTGTGCTGTCATCTGCAGTCTCACAATCCTTGCATGAACTTGCAGTGAAG GTTGTTGCAGCCAATATGGTTAGAACGGACAAATCGCTATCTGGCACACATCTTCTATGTGCTGTTGGAAGATATCAGGAAGCATGTTCACAG CTTCAAGATGCTGGGTGTTGGAATGATGCAGCTACTTTGGCCGCAAGCCATTTGCATGGATCTGACTACGCAAG GGTGCTGCAGAGGTGGGCCGATTATGTTCTTCGTGGTGAGCACAATATGTGGAG AGCTCTTATCCTATACGTTGCTGCTGGAGCACTGCCAGAGGCTTTGGATACACTTCGCAAGAGCCAGCGCCCAGATACCGCAGCCATGTTCTTGCTAGCTTGCCACGAGACCTACTCACAAGCCTTATCAGAATCAGAGCCCGAGGACGACACTTCCGTGTTAGCACTGACGCCGACGCCGGAGCAGACGGAGAAGCTCCGGTTCCCTTCCAAGAATGTGGCCGACGAGGACCTGATCGCAGTCAGTGAGGTCTTCGGGCAGTACCAGCAGAAGCTGGTTCATCTCTGCATGGACGCCGAACCGACGTCTGACTGA
- the LOC100193892 gene encoding 50S ribosomal protein L3, chloroplastic-like, producing MAMAAVGVGGAVAFLLPQRRQGAVPWSGGRRRAPVAVRASYEAGVGVMATKVGMMTYFDPETGKPVPVTVVGFREGGNVVTQVKTAATDGYDAVQVGYHGVREDKLTRPELGHLGKAGAPPLRHLQEFRLTAVDAFEPGQPLDFADLFKEGDLIDVSGNSIGKGFQGGIKRHNFKRGLMTHGSKSHRQLGSIGAGTTPGRVYKGKKMPGRMGGTKTKIRKLKIVKIDNNLRVLMIKGAVPGKPGNLLRITPAKIVGKNIPKN from the exons ATGGCCATGGCGGCCGTGGGCGTGGGCGGCGCAGTGGCGTTCCTCCTCCCGCAGCGCCGCCAGGGCGCCGTCCCCTGGAGcggcgggcggcggcgggcgcCCGTGGCGGTGCGCGCGTCGTACGAGGCCGGGGTGGGCGTGATGGCGACCAAGGTGGGGATGATGACCTACTTCGATCCGGAGACGGGGAAGCCGGTGCCGGTGACCGTGGTCGGGTTCCGGGAGGGCGGCAACGTGGTGACGCAGGTGAAGACGGCCGCCACGGACGGGTACGACGCCGTCCAGGTCGGGTACCACGGCGTGCGCGAGGACAAGCTCACCCGCCCGGAGCTGGGCCACCTGGGCAAGGCCGGCGCCCCGCCGCTGCGCCACCTGCAGGAGTTCCGGCTCACCGCCGTCGACGCCTTCGAGCCCGGCCAGCCCCTCGACTTCGCCGACCTCTTCAAGGAGGGCGACCTCATCGACGTCTCCGGCAACTCCATCGGCAAGGGGTTCCAAG GTGGCATCAAGAGGCACAACTTCAAGCGCGGGCTGATGACGCACGGTTCCAAGAGCCACCGGCAGCTGGGTTCCATCGGAGCCGGGACGACGCCGGGCCGCGTGTACAAGGGGAAGAAGATGCCCGGGAGGATGGGAGGAACCAAGACCAAGATCAGGAAGCTCAAGATCGTCAAGATCGACAACAACCTCCGGGTGCTCATGATCAAGGGGGCCGTGCCAGGGAAGCCCGGGAACCTCCTCCGCATAACGCCGGCCAAGATCGTCGGCAAGAACATCCCCAAGAACTAG
- the LOC103626595 gene encoding uncharacterized protein isoform X6, with amino-acid sequence MNQKEVVDTLSFQAKIEPSFTELVWQKLEEENRDFFKAYYVRLMLMNQITAFNKLLEQQYEIMTKDHPSGMPSVPPAAPNGSNSNTLNQNMPFLPDTIPSTALQDNSLRNGGSSSIVNGAPSDDQFMYTGKVVHGLPGGMDASSSLLTAHNPAVGQFNGHNGATIKTEFGYSSNSDFGFSNEAVFLEQSVGDVSGASFSSSELNGQPLGGPILDTDSSSYGFLSQIPRNFSFSDLTEDFSQSAG; translated from the exons ATGAACCAGAAAGAAGTGGTGGACACCCTATCTTTCCAGGCAAAAATAGAACCTAGTTTCACTGAGCTTG TCTGGCAGAAGCTCGAGGAAGAGAATCGTGATTTTTTCAAGGCATACTATGTAAGGCTGATGCTTATGAATCAAATAACGGCCTTCAATAAGCTCCTTGAGCAGCAGTATGAGATTATGACTAAAGATCATCCTTCTGGGATGCCATCTGTACCTCCTGCTGCTCCTAATGGCTCAAACTCTAACACAT TGAACCAAAACATGCCCTTTCTGCCTGACACTATCCCCAGTACTGCACTGCAAGATAACTCGTTGCGCAATGGAGGTTCTAGTAGTATAGTTAATGGTGCTCCATCCGATGACCAATTTATGTATACTGGTAAAGTTGTTCATGGCCTTCCTGGTGGCATGGATGCTTCATCAAGCCTGCTAACAGCACACAATCCTGCTGTTGGGCAGTTTAATGGACACAATGGAGCAACAATAAAGACAGAATTTGGCTACTCAAGCAACTCAGATTTTGGATTCAGCAATGAGGCCGTGTTCCTAGAGCAGTCAGTTGGAGATGTATCAGGTGCATCCTTTAGCAGCTCTGAGTTGAATGGACAACCACTAGGTGGTCCAATTTTGGACACGGATTCATCTTCATATGGTTTCTTGAGCCAGATTCCTCGTAATTTCAGCTTTTCAGATTTGACAGAGGATTTCAGCCAAAGCGCAG GTTGA
- the LOC103626595 gene encoding uncharacterized protein isoform X1: MPGGEDVRKVSRQDIQLVQNLIERCLQLYMNQKEVVDTLSFQAKIEPSFTELVWQKLEEENRDFFKAYYVRLMLMNQITAFNKLLEQQYEIMTKDHPSGMPSVPPAAPNGSNSNTLNQNMPFLPDTIPSTALQDNSLRNGGSSSIVNGAPSDDQFMYTGKVVHGLPGGMDASSSLLTAHNPAVGQFNGHNGATIKTEFGYSSNSDFGFSNEAVFLEQSVGDVSGASFSSSELNGQPLGGPILDTDSSSYGFLSQIPRNFSFSDLTEDFSQSAEILENYGRSPFIPSDANNFPESTAGEHTEIGNRRLDTISEGIHFEDFGSD; the protein is encoded by the exons ATGCCGGGAGGGGAGGACGTCCGTAAGGTCTCGCGCCAGGACATACAGCTT GTCCAGAATCTCATTGAACGTTGCCTTCAGCTATATATGAACCAGAAAGAAGTGGTGGACACCCTATCTTTCCAGGCAAAAATAGAACCTAGTTTCACTGAGCTTG TCTGGCAGAAGCTCGAGGAAGAGAATCGTGATTTTTTCAAGGCATACTATGTAAGGCTGATGCTTATGAATCAAATAACGGCCTTCAATAAGCTCCTTGAGCAGCAGTATGAGATTATGACTAAAGATCATCCTTCTGGGATGCCATCTGTACCTCCTGCTGCTCCTAATGGCTCAAACTCTAACACAT TGAACCAAAACATGCCCTTTCTGCCTGACACTATCCCCAGTACTGCACTGCAAGATAACTCGTTGCGCAATGGAGGTTCTAGTAGTATAGTTAATGGTGCTCCATCCGATGACCAATTTATGTATACTGGTAAAGTTGTTCATGGCCTTCCTGGTGGCATGGATGCTTCATCAAGCCTGCTAACAGCACACAATCCTGCTGTTGGGCAGTTTAATGGACACAATGGAGCAACAATAAAGACAGAATTTGGCTACTCAAGCAACTCAGATTTTGGATTCAGCAATGAGGCCGTGTTCCTAGAGCAGTCAGTTGGAGATGTATCAGGTGCATCCTTTAGCAGCTCTGAGTTGAATGGACAACCACTAGGTGGTCCAATTTTGGACACGGATTCATCTTCATATGGTTTCTTGAGCCAGATTCCTCGTAATTTCAGCTTTTCAGATTTGACAGAGGATTTCAGCCAAAGCGCAG AAATATTAGAGAATTATGGTCGATCCCCTTTCATCCCTTCCGATGCAAATAACTTCCCAGAATCTACTGCTGGAGAACATACTG AAATAGGAAATAGGCGGCTAGATACAATATCTGAGGGCATTCATTTTGAAGATTTTGGAAGTGATTAA
- the LOC103626595 gene encoding uncharacterized protein isoform X4 codes for MPGGEDVRKVSRQDIQLVQNLIERCLQLYMNQKEVVDTLSFQAKIEPSFTELVWQKLEEENRDFFKAYYVRLMLMNQITAFNKLLEQQYEIMTKDHPSGMPSVPPAAPNGSNSNTLNQNMPFLPDTIPSTALQDNSLRNGGSSSIVNGAPSDDQFMYTGKVVHGLPGGMDASSSLLTAHNPAVGQFNGHNGATIKTEFGYSSNSDFGFSNEAVFLEQSVGDVSGASFSSSELNGQPLGGPILDTDSSSYGFLSQIPRNFSFSDLTEDFSQSAG; via the exons ATGCCGGGAGGGGAGGACGTCCGTAAGGTCTCGCGCCAGGACATACAGCTT GTCCAGAATCTCATTGAACGTTGCCTTCAGCTATATATGAACCAGAAAGAAGTGGTGGACACCCTATCTTTCCAGGCAAAAATAGAACCTAGTTTCACTGAGCTTG TCTGGCAGAAGCTCGAGGAAGAGAATCGTGATTTTTTCAAGGCATACTATGTAAGGCTGATGCTTATGAATCAAATAACGGCCTTCAATAAGCTCCTTGAGCAGCAGTATGAGATTATGACTAAAGATCATCCTTCTGGGATGCCATCTGTACCTCCTGCTGCTCCTAATGGCTCAAACTCTAACACAT TGAACCAAAACATGCCCTTTCTGCCTGACACTATCCCCAGTACTGCACTGCAAGATAACTCGTTGCGCAATGGAGGTTCTAGTAGTATAGTTAATGGTGCTCCATCCGATGACCAATTTATGTATACTGGTAAAGTTGTTCATGGCCTTCCTGGTGGCATGGATGCTTCATCAAGCCTGCTAACAGCACACAATCCTGCTGTTGGGCAGTTTAATGGACACAATGGAGCAACAATAAAGACAGAATTTGGCTACTCAAGCAACTCAGATTTTGGATTCAGCAATGAGGCCGTGTTCCTAGAGCAGTCAGTTGGAGATGTATCAGGTGCATCCTTTAGCAGCTCTGAGTTGAATGGACAACCACTAGGTGGTCCAATTTTGGACACGGATTCATCTTCATATGGTTTCTTGAGCCAGATTCCTCGTAATTTCAGCTTTTCAGATTTGACAGAGGATTTCAGCCAAAGCGCAG GTTGA
- the LOC103626595 gene encoding uncharacterized protein isoform X2 codes for MPGGEDVRKVSRQDIQLVQNLIERCLQLYMNQKEVVDTLSFQAKIEPSFTELVWQKLEEENRDFFKAYYVRLMLMNQITAFNKLLEQQYEIMTKDHPSGMPSVPPAAPNGSNSNTLNQNMPFLPDTIPSTALQDNSLRNGGSSSIVNGAPSDDQFMYTGKVVHGLPGGMDASSSLLTAHNPAVGQFNGHNGATIKTEFGYSSNSDFGFSNEAVFLEQSVGDVSGASFSSSELNGQPLGGPILDTDSSSYGFLSQIPRNFSFSDLTEDFSQSAEILENYGRSPFIPSDANNFPESTAGEHTG; via the exons ATGCCGGGAGGGGAGGACGTCCGTAAGGTCTCGCGCCAGGACATACAGCTT GTCCAGAATCTCATTGAACGTTGCCTTCAGCTATATATGAACCAGAAAGAAGTGGTGGACACCCTATCTTTCCAGGCAAAAATAGAACCTAGTTTCACTGAGCTTG TCTGGCAGAAGCTCGAGGAAGAGAATCGTGATTTTTTCAAGGCATACTATGTAAGGCTGATGCTTATGAATCAAATAACGGCCTTCAATAAGCTCCTTGAGCAGCAGTATGAGATTATGACTAAAGATCATCCTTCTGGGATGCCATCTGTACCTCCTGCTGCTCCTAATGGCTCAAACTCTAACACAT TGAACCAAAACATGCCCTTTCTGCCTGACACTATCCCCAGTACTGCACTGCAAGATAACTCGTTGCGCAATGGAGGTTCTAGTAGTATAGTTAATGGTGCTCCATCCGATGACCAATTTATGTATACTGGTAAAGTTGTTCATGGCCTTCCTGGTGGCATGGATGCTTCATCAAGCCTGCTAACAGCACACAATCCTGCTGTTGGGCAGTTTAATGGACACAATGGAGCAACAATAAAGACAGAATTTGGCTACTCAAGCAACTCAGATTTTGGATTCAGCAATGAGGCCGTGTTCCTAGAGCAGTCAGTTGGAGATGTATCAGGTGCATCCTTTAGCAGCTCTGAGTTGAATGGACAACCACTAGGTGGTCCAATTTTGGACACGGATTCATCTTCATATGGTTTCTTGAGCCAGATTCCTCGTAATTTCAGCTTTTCAGATTTGACAGAGGATTTCAGCCAAAGCGCAG AAATATTAGAGAATTATGGTCGATCCCCTTTCATCCCTTCCGATGCAAATAACTTCCCAGAATCTACTGCTGGAGAACATACTGGTTAA
- the LOC103626595 gene encoding uncharacterized protein isoform X3: MNQKEVVDTLSFQAKIEPSFTELVWQKLEEENRDFFKAYYVRLMLMNQITAFNKLLEQQYEIMTKDHPSGMPSVPPAAPNGSNSNTLNQNMPFLPDTIPSTALQDNSLRNGGSSSIVNGAPSDDQFMYTGKVVHGLPGGMDASSSLLTAHNPAVGQFNGHNGATIKTEFGYSSNSDFGFSNEAVFLEQSVGDVSGASFSSSELNGQPLGGPILDTDSSSYGFLSQIPRNFSFSDLTEDFSQSAEILENYGRSPFIPSDANNFPESTAGEHTEIGNRRLDTISEGIHFEDFGSD; the protein is encoded by the exons ATGAACCAGAAAGAAGTGGTGGACACCCTATCTTTCCAGGCAAAAATAGAACCTAGTTTCACTGAGCTTG TCTGGCAGAAGCTCGAGGAAGAGAATCGTGATTTTTTCAAGGCATACTATGTAAGGCTGATGCTTATGAATCAAATAACGGCCTTCAATAAGCTCCTTGAGCAGCAGTATGAGATTATGACTAAAGATCATCCTTCTGGGATGCCATCTGTACCTCCTGCTGCTCCTAATGGCTCAAACTCTAACACAT TGAACCAAAACATGCCCTTTCTGCCTGACACTATCCCCAGTACTGCACTGCAAGATAACTCGTTGCGCAATGGAGGTTCTAGTAGTATAGTTAATGGTGCTCCATCCGATGACCAATTTATGTATACTGGTAAAGTTGTTCATGGCCTTCCTGGTGGCATGGATGCTTCATCAAGCCTGCTAACAGCACACAATCCTGCTGTTGGGCAGTTTAATGGACACAATGGAGCAACAATAAAGACAGAATTTGGCTACTCAAGCAACTCAGATTTTGGATTCAGCAATGAGGCCGTGTTCCTAGAGCAGTCAGTTGGAGATGTATCAGGTGCATCCTTTAGCAGCTCTGAGTTGAATGGACAACCACTAGGTGGTCCAATTTTGGACACGGATTCATCTTCATATGGTTTCTTGAGCCAGATTCCTCGTAATTTCAGCTTTTCAGATTTGACAGAGGATTTCAGCCAAAGCGCAG AAATATTAGAGAATTATGGTCGATCCCCTTTCATCCCTTCCGATGCAAATAACTTCCCAGAATCTACTGCTGGAGAACATACTG AAATAGGAAATAGGCGGCTAGATACAATATCTGAGGGCATTCATTTTGAAGATTTTGGAAGTGATTAA